In Pseudothermotoga sp., one genomic interval encodes:
- the bgaS gene encoding beta-galactosidase BgaS, which translates to MFPKDFLFGASMSGFQVEMGYGKSDVDPNTDWFVWVREPENLINGVVSGHLPEYGAGYWYNFPTIHKLAADFGMNVLRTNVEWSRIFPKPTFDVPVKVVQDESGIKSVQIDEKTLRSLDELSNKEAVEHYREIFSDMRKRGLKVFLNLTHFTLPIWLHDPIAVHKRQETEKLGWATERSIVEFAKFAAYVVWKFDDLIDMYSTMNEPNIVSQMGYVMSVSGFPPARFEPEMFFKSLLNQIVAHARAYDVMKALTKKPIGLIYSASVYESIDKDEELEQSATNFMNYMFLDALTSGMLLFQTREDLAGRLDFLGINYYTRTVIQKIAPMQLGVATIDWMICPGYGHSCQPGGFSKDGRPVSDFGWETYPEGLLKLLRAMNDRYGLTMYVTENGVADGRDWLRPYHLVGHMYAVERAIEEGVKVKGYLHWSIIDNFEWAKGYHMRFGLAETDYQAKSYSPRPSMYIFREIVKDSSTEKFKYYLRSPYEIWRTKT; encoded by the coding sequence ATGTTTCCTAAAGATTTTCTTTTCGGTGCTTCCATGTCTGGTTTTCAAGTCGAGATGGGCTACGGTAAGAGCGATGTGGATCCCAACACGGATTGGTTCGTCTGGGTTCGAGAGCCGGAGAATTTGATCAACGGTGTGGTGAGTGGACACCTTCCAGAGTACGGAGCAGGTTATTGGTACAACTTTCCGACCATCCACAAGCTCGCGGCAGATTTCGGCATGAACGTGCTTCGAACGAACGTTGAGTGGTCTAGGATCTTTCCAAAACCCACCTTCGATGTGCCAGTGAAGGTGGTACAGGACGAGAGTGGCATCAAGTCGGTACAGATCGACGAGAAGACATTAAGATCTCTCGATGAACTTTCGAACAAGGAAGCTGTGGAGCACTATCGAGAGATCTTTTCCGACATGAGAAAAAGGGGTTTAAAGGTGTTTCTGAACTTAACACATTTCACGTTGCCCATTTGGTTGCACGATCCGATCGCTGTTCATAAGAGGCAGGAAACGGAAAAGCTCGGCTGGGCAACTGAGAGGAGTATCGTTGAGTTTGCAAAATTCGCAGCTTACGTGGTTTGGAAGTTCGACGATCTGATAGACATGTACAGCACCATGAACGAACCGAACATCGTCAGCCAGATGGGTTACGTGATGAGCGTGTCTGGATTTCCCCCAGCGCGTTTTGAGCCAGAGATGTTCTTCAAAAGTTTGCTCAACCAAATAGTCGCACACGCGAGAGCTTACGATGTCATGAAGGCGTTGACTAAAAAACCGATCGGTTTGATCTATTCCGCTTCGGTGTACGAATCGATCGATAAAGACGAAGAACTCGAACAGAGCGCGACGAATTTCATGAATTACATGTTTTTGGATGCCTTGACGAGCGGGATGTTGCTGTTTCAAACCAGAGAAGATCTGGCTGGAAGGCTCGATTTTCTCGGAATCAACTATTACACGCGCACCGTCATTCAAAAGATCGCTCCGATGCAGTTGGGTGTCGCGACTATAGATTGGATGATCTGTCCGGGCTATGGACATTCGTGCCAACCTGGCGGTTTTTCCAAAGACGGCAGACCTGTGAGCGATTTCGGTTGGGAAACTTATCCTGAAGGTTTGCTCAAACTCTTACGTGCCATGAACGATAGGTACGGTCTCACCATGTACGTGACCGAGAACGGCGTGGCGGACGGTCGAGATTGGCTCAGACCTTATCACCTGGTTGGGCACATGTACGCTGTGGAGAGAGCGATCGAAGAGGGAGTGAAGGTGAAAGGTTATCTGCATTGGAGCATCATCGATAACTTCGAATGGGCGAAGGGTTACCACATGCGTTTCGGTTTGGCCGAGACGGACTATCAAGCCAAGAGTTATTCGCCACGACCGTCGATGTACATCTTCAGAGAGATCGTGAAAGATTCTTCCACGGAGAAGTTCAAATATTATTTGCGCTCGCCTTACGAGATCTGGAGGACGAAAACTTAA
- a CDS encoding heavy metal translocating P-type ATPase: protein MKDCERCKAQKSSGKYTRQLVLLIVSSSVIFISLLTKIFELALIAYALSGFEVLKKTFKNFAKLRFFNEYSLMSIATVGALFLREFPEAAVVMVLYRFGELLERYVVDRSGKEMKKLLFESPRYAWKIEGNELKKVHVNELKVEDVVFVRVGEKVPSDGIVVEGVAEVDLSHLTGESFPKTVTVMDEVYAGSIVINGNVKVRISKSFEESSMARLAQLIENAKARKAKAERFITLFAKYYTPIVVLTAALLLFILPTVFKLSFSASLYRALILLVISCPCALVLSVPLTYVAGLGKASKNGIFVKGAEYLDAVANVKNVVFDKTATLTQPKLELASIEPHNGFSKDEVLFFAAHAGLSSNHPLARTISDSFKTNHTLLREPKEFVGLGVKVFVKDRLVHLGNDRFLHEENIEHPESVCKLDTKAVHVSVDRLYAGTLTFKEKLKDSALETVERLKRAGLKVYIMSGDSKSAVQETSMKLGGVSYFAELKPEDKLTLLEEKILEEGTTMFVGDGVNDTPALSRADVGVAMNSLGNDAALEVADAVVMSGEPAQVWQLISIGRNTRKIVLQNIVLAIGVKVFFIVLAMMGKSTMWQGVFADTGVMVLCALNSFRLFAQGVKFSSSRSRKASANNI, encoded by the coding sequence TTGAAAGACTGTGAAAGGTGCAAAGCTCAAAAGTCGAGCGGGAAGTACACAAGACAGCTCGTTCTGCTGATCGTTTCTTCGAGTGTGATTTTCATCTCTCTGCTGACCAAGATTTTCGAACTGGCTTTGATCGCTTACGCTCTTTCAGGTTTTGAAGTGCTGAAAAAGACTTTCAAAAATTTCGCCAAGTTGAGATTCTTCAACGAGTACAGTTTGATGAGCATCGCAACCGTTGGTGCACTCTTTCTCAGAGAATTTCCAGAAGCCGCCGTCGTGATGGTCCTTTACAGATTCGGAGAGCTACTCGAACGTTACGTGGTGGATAGGTCCGGCAAGGAAATGAAGAAGTTGCTCTTCGAATCACCACGTTACGCTTGGAAGATCGAAGGCAACGAGCTCAAAAAGGTTCACGTGAACGAATTGAAGGTTGAAGATGTGGTTTTCGTTAGGGTCGGTGAGAAGGTCCCGAGCGATGGGATCGTCGTGGAAGGCGTAGCGGAGGTGGACCTATCGCACCTGACTGGAGAATCTTTTCCAAAGACTGTGACGGTGATGGACGAAGTTTACGCAGGTTCGATCGTGATCAACGGAAATGTGAAGGTTCGAATATCGAAAAGCTTTGAAGAATCTTCGATGGCGAGATTGGCTCAGTTGATCGAAAATGCCAAAGCTAGGAAGGCGAAAGCCGAAAGGTTCATCACATTGTTCGCGAAGTACTACACACCGATCGTCGTTTTGACGGCCGCCCTCTTGCTCTTCATCTTGCCCACAGTTTTCAAACTGAGCTTTTCGGCCTCACTCTACAGGGCACTGATCTTGTTGGTCATTTCCTGTCCGTGCGCCCTGGTGCTCAGTGTACCTCTCACTTACGTCGCTGGGCTCGGGAAGGCTTCGAAGAACGGCATATTCGTTAAAGGTGCAGAATATCTCGATGCGGTTGCGAACGTTAAAAATGTGGTGTTCGATAAAACCGCCACCTTGACTCAGCCAAAGCTGGAACTCGCTTCCATCGAGCCTCACAACGGTTTTTCGAAAGACGAGGTTCTTTTCTTCGCAGCGCACGCAGGACTCAGTTCGAACCATCCGTTGGCCAGGACCATCTCGGACTCCTTCAAGACTAACCATACACTGTTGAGAGAGCCGAAGGAATTCGTTGGTTTGGGAGTGAAGGTGTTCGTAAAGGACAGGTTGGTCCATCTGGGCAACGACAGATTCCTGCACGAAGAAAACATAGAGCATCCAGAGAGTGTGTGCAAGCTCGACACTAAGGCGGTACACGTTTCTGTCGACAGACTGTACGCTGGTACACTCACTTTCAAAGAGAAATTGAAAGACAGCGCCTTGGAGACCGTCGAAAGGCTGAAAAGGGCGGGCTTGAAAGTTTACATCATGAGTGGTGATTCGAAGAGTGCGGTTCAAGAGACTTCGATGAAACTCGGAGGAGTTTCCTACTTTGCTGAACTGAAGCCTGAGGACAAGCTCACGCTGTTGGAAGAGAAGATCTTGGAGGAAGGAACGACGATGTTCGTTGGGGATGGTGTGAACGACACACCCGCTCTGTCGAGAGCGGACGTTGGTGTCGCGATGAACTCGTTGGGAAACGATGCGGCGCTCGAAGTGGCCGACGCCGTCGTGATGAGCGGTGAACCTGCACAAGTTTGGCAACTGATTTCCATCGGTAGAAATACAAGGAAAATCGTGCTTCAGAACATCGTTCTGGCGATCGGTGTGAAAGTGTTCTTCATCGTTTTAGCGATGATGGGTAAGTCAACCATGTGGCAAGGCGTCTTCGCAGACACCGGTGTGATGGTGTTGTGTGCGCTCAATTCGTTCCGATTGTTCGCTCAGGGTGTTAAGTTTTCGTCCTCCAGATCTCGTAAGGCGAGCGCAAATAATATTTGA
- a CDS encoding metalloregulator ArsR/SmtB family transcription factor, which produces MENVCGEKHEHGDLVAKVSSQLESKQVVERMVQLLRACANETRLKILIALSKSDLCTCDLSQILSLSPSAVSHQLRVLKLSNLVDSIRVGKQVVHKLKDKHVLDLISSALEHAKE; this is translated from the coding sequence GTGGAGAACGTGTGTGGTGAGAAGCACGAGCACGGTGATCTTGTGGCGAAGGTCAGTTCACAGCTTGAGTCTAAGCAAGTTGTTGAGAGGATGGTTCAACTTTTACGTGCGTGCGCAAACGAAACGAGGTTGAAGATACTCATAGCGCTTTCGAAATCCGATCTGTGCACGTGCGATCTATCTCAGATCCTATCGCTCTCACCGTCAGCCGTGTCTCACCAGCTGAGGGTGTTGAAGCTTTCCAATCTCGTCGATTCGATCAGGGTAGGAAAGCAGGTCGTACACAAGCTCAAAGACAAACACGTACTCGATCTGATCTCTTCCGCACTCGAGCATGCCAAGGAGTGA